In Amblyraja radiata isolate CabotCenter1 chromosome 38, sAmbRad1.1.pri, whole genome shotgun sequence, a genomic segment contains:
- the LOC116966832 gene encoding zinc finger protein 239-like produces MTGHNKEKRYECDVCGKVWQQQSKLKVHQRVHTGERPFDCSECGKNFTRYETLLRHNQLHSGEKPFTCSHCGKSFKTSNYLKIHRRVHTGERPYGCSTCGKSFAQLYGLQEHQRVHTGEKPYGCSTCGKSFARATGLMQHRQVHSSERPFPCSDCGKGFKSSTDLLLHRRLHTGDRPYTCGDCGKGFAQSSGLLRHRRVHSSERPFTCSDCGKGFKSSTDLKVHRRLHTGERPCKCSECGKGFMWSSDLKVHRRLHTGECPYNCSVCGTGFTSSSDLKVHRRQHTGERPYTCSDCGKGFTRSDSLMEHQLTHTGEHPREWQIYNEYKRCSVLIRLH; encoded by the exons atgacgggccaCAATAAGGAGAAGcgatatgagtgcgacgtgtgtggcaaggtctGGCAGCAGCAGAGCAAGCTGAAGGTCCACCAGCGGGTGcatacgggagaacgccccttcgactgctcggaatGCGGCAAGAACTTCACCCGCTACGAGACCCTGCTGCGGCACAACCAGTTGCACTCCGGCGAgaagcccttcacctgctcccactgcggcaagAGTTTCAAGACGTCGAATTACCTGAAGATCCACCGGcgagtgcacacgggcgagaggccCTATGGTTGCTCcacgtgcggcaagagctttgcccagttatatgggctgcaggagcaccagcgggtgcacacgggcgagaagccctatggctgctccacctgcggcaagagctttgcccgggCTACGGGGCTAATGCAGCACAGgcaggtgcacagcagtgagcggcccttccccTGCTCTgactgtggcaaaggcttcaagtcgtccacagaCCTGTTgttgcacaggcgcctgcacaccggggatcGGCCGTACACCTGcggcgactgcggcaaaggctttgcCCAGTCATCGGGGCTGTTgcggcaccggcgggtgcacagcagtgagcggcccttcacctgctccgactgtggcaaaggcttcaagtcgtccacggacctgaaggtgcacaggcgcctgcacaccggtgAGCGGCCCTGCAAATGCTCCgaatgcggcaaaggcttcatgtGGTCTtcggacctgaaggtgcacaggcgcctgcacaccggggagtgcCCCTACAACTGCAGCGTCTGCGGCACGGGCTTCACGTCGTCCtcggacctgaaggtgcacaggcgccagCACActggtgagcgcccctacacctgcagcgactgtggcaagggcttcacccgctccgacagcCTAATGGAgcaccagctcacccacactggcgagcaccc acgggagtggcaaatCTACAATGAGTataaacgttgctcagtgcttatcCGGCTCCACTAA